tttcttttcatataccCACATCATCTATGCCTCTCTACATTGGAGTATAGCTTATACACTGATTTTTCTAccttttttacttccaagtgtatactaagtattgaatttacattttctttctttcgttttgagagagagagagatagagagaggaacatgaagaagaaggaaaaacactATTATTCGATGATTTGAAAAGTTGGAGAATACGTCAAGTGACAAGTGTGGTCtactgagatatttaataagattATCTTTGTATGtatttggaagtttttgaatcatttcatctttttttattatataatcacattacaaccttttgtgttgaccaatTTGATCCTGAGTAAACTTTTGGAAAGAgtggtggaagtctcatttgttagtattGCTATcgtaagatcaatgtttgcttgttacttgtacataattgcctaatttttcatgagagtgtgtgtacacccattgtcaactccatagagagaattCTCACTCGAAACACTTTTATACCCATGAGTTATAGAGTTGAACATTTTGCTTGaaatgttcttgatgttgcatgtgtcaggGCTTCTGGTTATATGGATATAATTTGGAACACatactctgtggattgctataggtggattgcttATAATAGGGTTATTGAATTCCTAAAATtgctttgatatgtgaatctggaatgTGTGACTTGACGGCCAttgtgtgtgattttcttttatctctttcgttgttttggcATGAAAACTACTAGGGAccagcaatgagtaagttgagGGGgtctgatgagtgtgcgaaagtgcactatgcacaccctattattggattaaaatgttaaaatgtgaattgaaataatagaaattaatatgtattattaaattgagtttctatttattttgagataCTATTAAgtagatttttatatttaatttcagaatttataaaaaGGTAAGTCAAAGCCCAGTCAATTTCAAATGGGGGCTTTCATgggatttgagagcaatttgaatcaagaaaaaaaaagaaaaaaaaaattacaaaaggaaactgcaaTAAGCCCAAGTCTGAAATTTGCTAAAATACAACCTgaacatattttagtattttaatcatAACTTTCTACTCACATGTTGGATTGATTCAATTCTTAATGTGTTGGAAatatatcttaaagggctataaatttgtctctaataaggatttccaaattcaaactcatgAAGTACGTATGTGGCTACCAAGATAGGTCttaaaatttaggcaattttttatgcggaaattatgaAGATATTGGGGTTTCTTTCGTAccatatataagcatatcattagcacaaaatgGAGGGGGATGAGAGGCACAAGAGGATAGACTGAAGAATGAAGAAGCGAAATTAATTTTCATGACAgtcatttcctttattttcttttgagattttgttatccattatatttatgggtaattaaattctcaagtaggggtAGAGATGACCTTGcatattagatgatatttttaatttatgtttttgattttcaattactaaaactcttttgttttatcattctcaatttattgttgattttttttcttcgaataatcatataatttattctatttatggattcagtcatgttttttctattgaatggattagtttttttattatatttagattaattatttatctatattgatttaattctttactgcaatatcgctccctaaATATATTATCGTTGTTGGATTTtcttaatagtaataataatttacatattttaaaagtgatgaatgatttttaaaatggttacatttagtttaattttggtttataattctatactttccgattgggaattttgaaaattgagtttccaattgagttattcaataaattaagaataattaaaataccggatttgtgcaatGGATTCTTAACGCTTTActatttgtcaaatttgagtacttttttccttagtcactttgcttcactttaatttacttttaaaattaatatttattctccattaattatttaatatttttgttcattctactattcttttaatttgtctttaTATGGAATCGATACCCTAAATCTGTACTACAATTACTGCGTTATTTTTTTAGCGTAATCACCAACTACCAAGCGTTTGTCTTTGAAATACCCAGTGAGGATAGTCCAACTCCAAAAATAAAAGCAATGCTTCACCCTAGTCCAAGCCATCGATCAAGGTTAGTGAGCACTACACAAGATGATCTTCCCATGCTCAACACAAAGCATGTTGGAGAATATTTCGGTTTGACATTCATTATTGTGAACCGATGGTAGAGAGACTAAGTTTCCATCTTGAAAATGAGCAATCAAATGCTATGTATGAGAAAGtaagaaatttaacatattCTGGTTTCCCATCTAAATGGGTTTGGAATAATAGAGATAAGGAATGGAATTTGATCGAGGAAGTAAGGACGATGTGTAGGCCGAATATATTACTCACATCCTGGAAGTagtgaatgattttatttacgCATGCTTCTTAATATAGTTAAAGGGCCTCGATCTTTTGAAGAAATGAGAACAATAGATAACGTATTGTACCCATCTTTCAAGTTAGCATGTTATGCCCTTGGTTTACCTGGTGATAAGGAATGGCATGAAGCTCTAAATCATGCCTCACAATGGGCATCTAGGAAGAAACTGTGAGAATTTTTTgtcacaatattaattttttgtgaggCTGCGGATCCTTATAAATAATGAATTGCTAATTGAGAGTTGTTATCTGAAGACATTCTTCatcacaaaagaaaattttttcgtTGTGAAAGCTTGCATCTTACtaagatataaataaaaaaatatgtacttCGTAAAACTGAACAATTGTTGGTAAGAAGTGGAAGATTGTTAAAAGAGCTTGAAAATATGCCGTATCCAAATGTATTACTACTTGGGAAAAATAATAACAGATTGTTACAAGAGGAGTTAGACTATAATAGGGTTGGGTTAAAATAGGGTTGGGTTAAAGGAGGAACATAACaacttatttgttatttttaatgtaaaacAGAGGAGAATATATGATTCTGTCATTGAATCTGTAAATGgtgaaaaatgtggtttttattttgtatacaGACATAGTGgtacaagaaaaaattatttttttccagaATTGTACTTGCAGTTGCTTTGTAGCTTTATTATTGTTTGGTGATCGAATTGTTTATTCAAGACTTCAAATACCAATTAATATGTCAAATAATTCAACTTGCTCATTTAAATAGGGCTCTCAACTTGGAGAATTAATAGTAAAAACCAGTCTCATAATTTGGGATGAGGCTCCTATGGCTCACCGAAATTATTTTGAAGCTGTTGATTGTTCATTAAgagatattttacaatttactaacttaaataatGCAGAAAAACCATTTGGGGGAGGACAATTGTTCTGGCGGTAATTTCTGTCAAATATTACCAATTGTATCCAAAGGTCAAAGAGAGCAAATAATTGAGGCAACTATTAATAGATCTTCATCATGGAAGAATTGTGTAGTTTTTACAATAACATAAAATACGAGACTCGACCAAAATGTGGGAGATATTGCTACAAAAGATTTTGCACATTGGATCTTAAGTATTGGTGACAGTGACTTAAGTTGTGTCGAAAGTCGAGGAATGATTGGGATACCATCTAATTTGGTTGTTCAATCTAATAATCATCCTATTAGCAATTTCATAAATGTTACCTATCCAGATTTGATAGGTAAATGTAATAATTCAAGATACTTAAAGAGAGAGAGCAATTCTAGCACCTACAAATGATGTTGTTCAGGATATCAATGACTACATGATAGATCAGCTCATCAATTTGGATGAACATGTATTTTTCAGTGCTGATTCGATATGTAAAATTGGAGACAATATTGCAGACCAACAAATAATATTTCCACTAGAAATTTTCCAGTATTCCAAATCAtatattgaaattgaaagtaGGGGCCCCACTAATGTTACTTCGGAACTTAAATCAGAGTAATGGTCTTGGCAATGGCACTCGACTTATCGTAACTCAATTATCAAAATGGGTTGTTGAGGCACAAATCATGTTACatcatagataaattaatttattgtttaataatattacatataaaattatctaatttGCCCACTATAAATTTTAGGAACAAATATATATTGACAACTTTATGGAGGACTATCTTAATGCAAattaaagatgatttttttaagGATAATCCAAAACCATATGTGGTGATAGTTACCTCACAATAGTCAAGACATTTAGAGGTAACTTCTAtattattaaaactgaaaatcttcacaaaaaaattaatattactattgcatacttgaattttttttttttttaggcgaGTTTGAATGACAATTCAAACCAACACTTTGAAtgactcatttttttaattactaggTCAGAGAATAAAAACTTTGTACTTACTGGCTTCAATGTCGCCGACATATTAGCAAAATGGAATAACTTCAAACAGGCCAACCtgtttttcctcatgtaatAGAGTCAAATCAAAATGGGCCACGTAGGCCATACACCACAACTACTGTGTTATGCACTTCAGAGGAAAAAAGTGAAGTCTTCTTCGTTGGTCTGTGTCCAcgcccccttctctctctctcattttttttccaccccccctcccccgaCGTGAATGCTTCCTGCATGCAACTACTTTTGGCATGCAACTACGCCCACCCCTGAAACTAGCACTTCCTGAAACATAGCCATTAACCTCCAATTAACAATCAGAACTAGCACTCCTTGAAACAGAGCCATTTGTTGGTTCTCTTCTCTACCTTCAATGGCTTCCATGGTGGCACCCTTTACCCAAACCCTGTATCCTCCCCAATCCCTCAACAAGATTGCCAACACCCAACTCGCAAAGTCTCATTATCTCTTTCTTTCAACAGAAAAGCACATTAGAGGCTCTGAGTTTTGTCTGCCTTGATCGAGCCCAATGGTGGGAAGCTCGTGGAGCTTTTGGTAAATAATCCTCTTAGAGATTTGAGGAAGAGTGAGGCTTTGTATCTGCCGAGAATTATGCTCTCGAAGATTGATCTTCAAAACTCATCAGATGGGTGCTACAATTACTTCTATAATAGCAATATTGCAGTTTCATTTCATCAATTTTAGGTTGATTTTTCCATACTTACAATACGAGAACATTGCAAAATCTaaagtgcaaaaaaaaaaggaaaggctCAGTTTAGTTGAGGGACATGTATGGTTTTTTGGAATAATGGTGCTTTGCTTGTATGTTGGCTTGTAGATTTTGTGGATATATCTTTAAGTTTTGGAGGAGGTAGGGAGATAgcgtggagagagagaggaaaatgtTTCAAGATAGAAGGGGGGGGGGAATTCTGAATGTGGTTTCAGTTTAAGGGTTTGTGTAATTGTCTCAAATGCCCTTGCTATAGTGCAATCAGTTTTAGACTTTAATTTCATGCAATGCTGAGTGTTATCTTACCATTGGTGTCTAATAAACTCACTTTATCGGATAGCCCTACCCAAAAGTGCTCTCTTGGCAAAATCCTACACTACAAAAGGGGGAATCCAAACCGACTAgttctaaaataattataagttaCCACCCTTCAACTatcttttttctattctttttatttttttaattttttattttttttgcgtaatggttaaaaatataattattagtgaaattgtataatttttaatttttttaataattagaaatgttaaaaaattagttaaaagaaataataaaaaaacaaaaatttcaaatatactgTAAAATAGGAAATAGAGGATATTAGGCTATCTCACCTTCTGAAacattttgaaattcaaatctcTGCGTTCCAAAGATCTCGttcaaagaaaaacacaaaaaacaaaaaatcatcaACGGTACCTTTTACTCAAACGGCTACATCTCTCTCTGTGAAAAAAATTTCGACTCTCGACATACTTTTCCAAGGAAACACGATTTCTCTCATCCAAAAAATTTTAGCATACTAACGGCCGCTTCGATTGCAGTTATGGTAGGAAATAAAGAACTTATCTCTTTGGATTTCAGTCTATCATTTAATTTCACTTTCCTTCTCGTCCCTTGTTTTCTTGCAAACAGTCGGCGCTTTTCTTTTCCTAGATTGACCATGATGTTTTTATactatttagaattttaatttctaaatatttttgggTATGTTGCTTTTCTTGGCAGGCGCAGTTGCTTAATATGTCTAATCCTCGAACTGATCCACTTCTGCAAGTGGAAACAACATGTGGATCCCTTCTATATGAACTTAAGGTTCTTTGGGAGTCTTTTGAATATGCAATaagtttttttctcttcttcttcctttttccttctgttACAATCGCCAACTCGTTTTGAAATTGTCTTGTGGATATGGTTCGCTAAAAATGATTTCTCTTTCCCGTTTGCTTTAAAATCAGATTATTTGGGATGAAGTTGGTGAATCAGTTGCTGATAAGGATAGAATGCTGCTTGAGCTTGAAAAAGAATGTTTAGAAGTATACAGGAGAAAGGTAGATCTTGCAAATCGATCTAGAGCTCAGCTACGCCAGGCAATAGCTGATGCTGAAGCAGAATTGGCTGCCATCTGTTCTGCAACTGGGGAGCGACCTGTACATATTAGGCAGGTCTGCAATGATGTGTACACAATTTGATTCTGGCTCTGCTATTCTGTGAATGACTATATGTGTGGTTACTAGTGTTTGCTTGTTTTCTGACACAAAATGTTCGCGAAGAAATTGCAaactgttcttttttttttttttttttatttaaatttgattaGCCAAAAGGTGAAAGCAATGGTAATAAGTTAAATGAACTTCTTTAAAAGTTGTGAGAAACTATGAAAACATAAATTAGAATTGGATTTGTAACTTGAAGCAGTATCAAATGTTTATTTTAGCATGCTTGTACTCATTAAGATGACCATTACAACTATTgatattgcaaatataatttcagaaaatgactagtGAAGTTGGTCATTGGGTTTGATAGTTTGGAACGTGACAAAAGTTTTTGAACCAAATAGAAACTTAGAAAGAATAACATGCAAATTATTGTCAAGTATTACAACATGGAGGAAGAAAACTTGTACAATAtatgcgtgtatatatatatatatatttaatctgATCCATTATTGGGAAatatgaattttctttttctgcttttcAAGTTGAGATTATAGCTCATCAATTTAACCATCCCGGGGGATATTCTTTTTCCAGTCTGTTCAAAATACTGGAAGCTTGAAGGAAGAGCTCGGTAGAATTCTTCCACAATTGGAGGAGATGCGGAAAAGGAAATCTGAGAGAAGAAATCAATTCCTAGAAGTCCAAGAGCAGATACAGAAGATCTCAAACGAGATCTATGGATCCACAGAGTATATTTCATCCATGTTGGTAGTAGATGAAAGTGATTTGTCTATGAGAAAGCTTGAGGAGCTGCACAGAGAGCTGCATGAACTACAAAAGGAGAAGGTTGaattatatttcattattttctcattCCCATTTCATTTATGTTGCTGCCTATCATTGCGCTAGTGGATGGTGCTCTTTAATTACTGGCCATACTTGATCGTTTCCTTTCTGTAGAGTGATCGACTGAGGCAGGTTCAGGAACATGTGTGTGCCCTAAATTCGCTTTGCTCAGTGCTTGGTGTGGATTCTAAGAAGATACTAACTGAAGTTCATCCAAGTTTACGAGACTTTGAAAGGTCCAAGAATATAAGTAATGGTACAATTGAGCAGTTGGCTGCTGCGATACAAAAATTACGAGAGGTTAAACTACAGAGAATGCAGAGGGTAAATAATGGTTCAAATTTCTATTTGGAGtatatcttatttaaaacatttctttttccttgaccGATAGGAGCAATCTTTATATGCTTTGGCAGCTCCAAGATCTTGCAACTACCATGTTGGAGCTCTGGAATTTGATGGATACACCAATGGAAGAGCAACAAATGTTTCAGAATGTTACTTGTAACATAGCTGCTTCAGAACATGAAATAACTGAACCAAATTCTCTCTCCATGGACTTCATAAATCACgtgagtaatatatatttaaatgctTTGTATATGATTTGTGTTCCTTGGTTTGTCTAGTTGGAAAAAGAAGTAGATGCCTTTGCTTCAGAATTTATAAACAAGCAAATCATGCAGGTTGAGGCTGAAGTATCTCGGTTGGAAGAGTTCAAGTCGAGCAAAATGAAAGAGCTTGTTCTGAAGAAGAGGTCAGAGCTAGAGGGGTTCTGTAGAAAGACGCACATGGCTCCAGAAGTAGATAGCACAATGGAAGATGTCATTGACGCGATAGAATCTGGTATATGTCTTGATTATTGTTTTGATCACACTGATGTTAATACTGAGTATTTAATGTCTGTACCATCTGTCTTGATGCAGGAGTTGTGGACCCTGCTTGTGTCCTTGAGCAAATTGAGCTTCAGATAGCTAAAGTTAAAGACGAAGCTTTTAGCAGGAAAGAACTACTCGAAAAGGTTGAGAAATGGTTGGCTGCATGTGATGAGGAGAGTTGGCTTGAAGAGTATAATAGGGTGAACCACTTGAACTACTTTTACCATCTCTTCATATTCGATATTCTTTCTCTGCATCTACACCCTTGTGCTTAATGTATCACTTTTTGGTGGTTCAGGATGAGAACCGATACAATGCTGGAAGAGGTGCTCATCTTACTCTCAAGCGTGCTGAGAAGGCTCGCTCTTTGGTTAACAAACTTCCAGGTATACACTGATCATATAGGTTGGCAGCCTTAATTAGGTATGTGGCTCTCTTAAAGAAGCAAACATGACAAGACCAAACTGAATCTTGAGTTCGCATTTATGTCAGTACAtggattaaaattattttagtagtATCTAAAACTGGGATTAGTTAATTTGGCTGGTTTTGATTCCTCAGGTTATTAGTTTGCTCAAGGAGCaaaagatatatatgtatatatatatatttcataatagtTATAATCTTTCTACtcatttaatttgttatttctGTTGATTGTCGTGTTCAGCTTCCTTTTTGTGACCACCTATTGCTGCTGTTTCTTTACATAGCGAGTTCCCGTTCCCCCGGCATACTTTGCTGGTAACTAGAAATTTTTATCTGTCATGGTTTGCATACAGCAATGGTTGATGCGTTGGCTTCAAAAACCCTGGCATGGGAGAAGGAAAGAGGCATTGGGTTCACATATGATGGTGTAAGTACTATCTCTGAAGGTGATGAGTGTTTAATTAGTTAGTCTCACTTGACAACTTACTGAAATGGTTAGCTGTAATATGCTGCTGTCTAGATCCGTCTCTTATCTATGCTTGAAGAGTATACTTTAGTGCGGCAAGAGAGAGAACAAGAACGTCGTAGGCAGCGGGTATGGATCTATCTCATTGCCCTCTCACATGCCTACTGAAATTTTATCTGACTGTTTTGACTGTGTGTAATTAAATTTCTGTTTCAGGACCAGAAGAAACTTCAGGGACAACTGATCGCAGAACAAGAGGCACTTTATGGGTCAAAACCTAGCCCTTCAAAGACCCAGGGTGTAAAAAAAGCACCCAGGATGTCAACCGGAGGTGCAAGCAATAAAAGACTTTCACTTGGAGGAACAATGCTTCACACTCCCAAACCTGATCCGCTTCAAGCTGCGAAAGCTACTCCTCACTCACGTCCCATTAGGAAAAATGACCGGATGCACCAAAATCATGACCAACTCAATCCTCAATATGATGGAATTTCTGTTTTATCTGCGGGTAGGTTCTTATACTTAACTTTATGAGGAATAgatgaatatttttattcttcccCGAGAACTGGGTAATGATGCTCTGTGCGTGGTGTGTGCGGTTAATTTATTCTTATCCTTTGTTTGGGTATGTTTTATGGTACCATCGTAACTCAGTTAGATTGTTTGTTGGTGTGTttgtcttatttcttttttcatcattaCTGTGCAGGTAGGAGAGGCTTGGATGTTGCCGGTCTCCCTGTAAAAAAGCACTCGTTTGGAAATGGAAACGTTCGAGAAGGAGAGTCACCCATGATGCGGAAACCATTTTCACCCATCATCTCCACAGCACCATCAAAGGCCAACATGGCAAACTTGTCGGATGATGCAAACATGACTCGTAGCGAAAAGATGCAGAAGACACTTCCAACCAAGAATCTGCAATTCAATACTCCCTCCAAGACAACTTCAATGGCAGATGAAGAGAACAAAACGCCAAAGTCACTGCCGATTCGtgtccccacaacaccttcaaCTGTGTCAGTTCCGATGCAGACAGCCCCAACTCCGGCTCCTCCACCACCGGTCTCTTATAAAGCCAAAGTAGTCGAACTGACTCCCGAAGAAATTGAATATTCATTCGAGGAAAGGAGAGCTGGTTTTGTGCTTCCTAAAACACACATAAGGCCAATGATACTGCAAACATGATAAGCTCTTAGGTAGACTTGAATGAATATGTTTTAGCATGCTTTTAGATCAGACAtctacttttctttttggtgTTTTGCGATGGGCCTAGTCAATTGTAATTGGCTTTACGGATTAGTGTACATTGTTTACGAGTACTGAATGTTGAACTTGTCCTTTCTGTTTGACGTGACCGCCGACCAGCTTGTCTGTTCAGGCGGTTTGTTGTGGTCCTGTGGACTTGGTCGCATCGACAGAGACAGATGCATTAACCTCTTCCATGCAGTTCAGTTGTTCTGGGACACTAAT
The genomic region above belongs to Carya illinoinensis cultivar Pawnee chromosome 4, C.illinoinensisPawnee_v1, whole genome shotgun sequence and contains:
- the LOC122307411 gene encoding 65-kDa microtubule-associated protein 3-like, producing the protein MAQLLNMSNPRTDPLLQVETTCGSLLYELKIIWDEVGESVADKDRMLLELEKECLEVYRRKVDLANRSRAQLRQAIADAEAELAAICSATGERPVHIRQSVQNTGSLKEELGRILPQLEEMRKRKSERRNQFLEVQEQIQKISNEIYGSTEYISSMLVVDESDLSMRKLEELHRELHELQKEKSDRLRQVQEHVCALNSLCSVLGVDSKKILTEVHPSLRDFERSKNISNGTIEQLAAAIQKLREVKLQRMQRLQDLATTMLELWNLMDTPMEEQQMFQNVTCNIAASEHEITEPNSLSMDFINHVEAEVSRLEEFKSSKMKELVLKKRSELEGFCRKTHMAPEVDSTMEDVIDAIESGVVDPACVLEQIELQIAKVKDEAFSRKELLEKVEKWLAACDEESWLEEYNRDENRYNAGRGAHLTLKRAEKARSLVNKLPAMVDALASKTLAWEKERGIGFTYDGIRLLSMLEEYTLVRQEREQERRRQRDQKKLQGQLIAEQEALYGSKPSPSKTQGVKKAPRMSTGGASNKRLSLGGTMLHTPKPDPLQAAKATPHSRPIRKNDRMHQNHDQLNPQYDGISVLSAGRRGLDVAGLPVKKHSFGNGNVREGESPMMRKPFSPIISTAPSKANMANLSDDANMTRSEKMQKTLPTKNLQFNTPSKTTSMADEENKTPKSLPIRVPTTPSTVSVPMQTAPTPAPPPPVSYKAKVVELTPEEIEYSFEERRAGFVLPKTHIRPMILQT